One window from the genome of Bufo bufo chromosome 4, aBufBuf1.1, whole genome shotgun sequence encodes:
- the ZNF639 gene encoding zinc finger protein 639 isoform X1 — MNEHPKKRKRKTSFPSRYAGQAPAVSSTDVPLLVKTVENNGIYFDHCYSVCSIIQADPKLPESEEEQPSTNGESREMCESPTLIPQPVHEEAVVEVHTEEPECVPSPVNEEEIKDVPLQIEESPEGSPSSNLTTPQKWPLLRANSSGLFRCEQCDYNSKYFSDLKQHMILKHKCAESHICKVCKQSFPSDELLLEHGKVHEEEEEQLNCKHCDYKTSSFENLSHHVTDVHFNDFFYWCEQCDLQFCTSSELYLHFQEHSCDEQYLCQFCEHETNDPEELHSHVVNEHTCRLIELSDAYNNGEHGHFSLLNKITFDKCKNFFVCQVCGFSSRLHTNVNRHVAIEHTRFYPHVCDDCGKGFSGMLEYSQHLTLHSSEGVYLCQYCEYSTGQLEDLKTHLDFRHSADLPHKCSSCLLRFASEDDLKTHLPTHENT, encoded by the exons ATGAATGAACATCCTAAGAAACGCAAAAGGAAGACCTCTTTTCCTTCTCGGTATGCAGGACAGGCTCCAGCTGTTTCTTCTACAG ATGTCCCTCTTCTGGTCAAAACAGTAGAAAATAATGGGATATATTTCGATCACTGTTACAGTGTCTGTTCTATAATTCAAGCTGATCCTAAACTTCCAGAAAGTGAAg AGGAACAGCCCAGTACTAATGGAGAAAGCAGAGAGATGTGCGAGTCTCCCACACTAATCCCCCAACCAGTTCACGAAGAGGCAGTTGTAGAAGTCCACACTGAAGAGCCAGAGTGCGTCCCATCCCCTGTCAATGAGGAGGAAATAAAAGATGTCCCACTTCAGATAGAAGAGAGCCCGGAAGGCAGCCCCTCCTCCAATCTGACAACCCCTCAGAAGTGGCCATTGCTGAGGGCCAACAGCAGTGGCCTCTTTCGTTGTGAGCAGTGTGACTACAACAGCAAATACTTCTCGGATCTGAAGCAGCATATGATCCTGAAGCACAAGTGCGCAGAGTCTCACATCTGCAAGGTCTGTAAGCAGAGCTTTCCCAGTGACGAGCTCCTGCTGGAGCATGGGAAAGtgcacgaggaggaggaggagcagctgAACTGTAAGCACTGCGACTACAAGACCAGCTCGTTTGAGAACCTCAGTCACCACGTGACAGATGTCCACTTCAATGACTTCTTCTACTGGTGCGAGCAGTGTGATTTGCAGTTTTGCACAAGTAGTGAGCTGTACCTGCACTTTCAGGAGCACAGTTGTGATGAACAGTACTTATGCCAGTTCTGCGAGCATGAGACCAATGACCCAGAGGAGCTGCATAGTCACGTAGTGAATGAGCACACGTGCCGTCTAATAGAGTTAAGCGATGCCTATAACAATGGCGAACATGGACACTTCAGTCTATTGAATAAAATTACCTTTGATAAATGCAAGAACTTCTTTGTATGCCAGGTATGTGGCTTCAGCAGCAGGCTCCACACCAATGTGAACAGGCACGTGGCCATAGAGCACACGCGGTTTTACCCACATGTCTGTGATGACTGTGGCAAAGGGTTTTCTGGCATGTTAGAATACAGTCAGCATTTAACCCTGCATTCATCGGAAGGTGTCTACTTGTGCCAGTATTGTGAATACTCAACAGGTCAGCTGGAGGACTTAAAAACTCACCTCGATTTCCGGCATTCTGCAGATCTGCCCCACAAGTGCAGCAGCTGCCTTCTGAGGTTTGCGTCCGAAGATGATCTTAAGACCCATCTTCCAACACATGAGAACACCTGA
- the ZNF639 gene encoding zinc finger protein 639 isoform X2 — protein MCESPTLIPQPVHEEAVVEVHTEEPECVPSPVNEEEIKDVPLQIEESPEGSPSSNLTTPQKWPLLRANSSGLFRCEQCDYNSKYFSDLKQHMILKHKCAESHICKVCKQSFPSDELLLEHGKVHEEEEEQLNCKHCDYKTSSFENLSHHVTDVHFNDFFYWCEQCDLQFCTSSELYLHFQEHSCDEQYLCQFCEHETNDPEELHSHVVNEHTCRLIELSDAYNNGEHGHFSLLNKITFDKCKNFFVCQVCGFSSRLHTNVNRHVAIEHTRFYPHVCDDCGKGFSGMLEYSQHLTLHSSEGVYLCQYCEYSTGQLEDLKTHLDFRHSADLPHKCSSCLLRFASEDDLKTHLPTHENT, from the coding sequence ATGTGCGAGTCTCCCACACTAATCCCCCAACCAGTTCACGAAGAGGCAGTTGTAGAAGTCCACACTGAAGAGCCAGAGTGCGTCCCATCCCCTGTCAATGAGGAGGAAATAAAAGATGTCCCACTTCAGATAGAAGAGAGCCCGGAAGGCAGCCCCTCCTCCAATCTGACAACCCCTCAGAAGTGGCCATTGCTGAGGGCCAACAGCAGTGGCCTCTTTCGTTGTGAGCAGTGTGACTACAACAGCAAATACTTCTCGGATCTGAAGCAGCATATGATCCTGAAGCACAAGTGCGCAGAGTCTCACATCTGCAAGGTCTGTAAGCAGAGCTTTCCCAGTGACGAGCTCCTGCTGGAGCATGGGAAAGtgcacgaggaggaggaggagcagctgAACTGTAAGCACTGCGACTACAAGACCAGCTCGTTTGAGAACCTCAGTCACCACGTGACAGATGTCCACTTCAATGACTTCTTCTACTGGTGCGAGCAGTGTGATTTGCAGTTTTGCACAAGTAGTGAGCTGTACCTGCACTTTCAGGAGCACAGTTGTGATGAACAGTACTTATGCCAGTTCTGCGAGCATGAGACCAATGACCCAGAGGAGCTGCATAGTCACGTAGTGAATGAGCACACGTGCCGTCTAATAGAGTTAAGCGATGCCTATAACAATGGCGAACATGGACACTTCAGTCTATTGAATAAAATTACCTTTGATAAATGCAAGAACTTCTTTGTATGCCAGGTATGTGGCTTCAGCAGCAGGCTCCACACCAATGTGAACAGGCACGTGGCCATAGAGCACACGCGGTTTTACCCACATGTCTGTGATGACTGTGGCAAAGGGTTTTCTGGCATGTTAGAATACAGTCAGCATTTAACCCTGCATTCATCGGAAGGTGTCTACTTGTGCCAGTATTGTGAATACTCAACAGGTCAGCTGGAGGACTTAAAAACTCACCTCGATTTCCGGCATTCTGCAGATCTGCCCCACAAGTGCAGCAGCTGCCTTCTGAGGTTTGCGTCCGAAGATGATCTTAAGACCCATCTTCCAACACATGAGAACACCTGA